One part of the Gemmatimonadota bacterium genome encodes these proteins:
- a CDS encoding DPP IV N-terminal domain-containing protein — translation MSVPVLRPVSFLAACAALLPLAEAAEAQTVDYNRAERFLSWHTERMISGDEVAPEWLEDGRRFWYRNHLGEGHEFILVDPAVPSRRPLFDAHRLAAAMSMADDTAYVGTKLPFTTFEFVDELRSIEFKARKRRFVCDITQYACTVGDTLPSDVPYVESPDGRWEAFVVEHDLYVRPTGGGDSVRVTTDGAEFNSYGLTVARPNQVREKTPRRPDVRWSPDSRRLAVARQDERDVEHHHYLSMTPQRPVHYSYPYALPGDSVIPFPNVHVITLEPPEAVDSDAALPRVVGNVAVTFPMRPLQSSFQGSLPDSAWSEDGSTLYVTSTTRAYKDMFLTAVDVNTGQHRQLAHETSKTYVEMSHGSRLDPASWYVFGDGNVLWWSQRDGWAHLYLLDESGAVERQLTSGPWMVERVMHVDEPRGQVYFVARGREADRLVYEAYLYRVNLDGSGLTLLTPEDGHHDITWSPDGSVFVDRVSKIGSAPESLLRSGRDGRVLLPLETADIHRLEEEIGFQPAEVFTVKARDGVTDLYGLIYFPPDVDPNGSYPIITHIYPGPQVGSVGRTWDFRSGGDDFALAQLGFVVIQLDHLGTPWRSKAFHDNYYGDFNDNGLPDHITAIRQLAARYPFIDLDRVGIYGHSGGGFATTDAMFRFPDFFKVGVAGAGNHDNRSYNIYWAEKYQGELVRDTVKGTDNFEEEANKSHAANLKGKLLLMHGDMDDNVHPAMTIQVVDELIKANKDFDLIIAPNRAHGLNEPYFVRRRWDFFVEHLLGQEPPAGYEIKRPEG, via the coding sequence ATGTCCGTCCCCGTCCTGCGTCCCGTCTCGTTCCTGGCGGCGTGCGCCGCCCTCCTTCCTCTGGCGGAGGCCGCCGAAGCGCAGACCGTCGACTACAATCGCGCGGAGCGCTTCCTGTCCTGGCACACCGAGCGGATGATCTCGGGAGACGAGGTGGCGCCCGAATGGCTGGAGGACGGGCGCCGGTTCTGGTACCGCAACCACCTGGGCGAGGGTCACGAGTTCATCCTGGTGGACCCGGCGGTACCTTCGCGCCGGCCTCTGTTCGACGCGCATCGGCTGGCGGCGGCCATGTCGATGGCGGACGACACCGCCTACGTGGGCACGAAGCTGCCCTTCACGACCTTCGAGTTCGTGGATGAGCTGCGCTCGATCGAGTTCAAGGCGAGGAAGCGCCGCTTCGTCTGCGACATCACACAGTACGCCTGCACGGTGGGCGACACGTTGCCGAGCGACGTGCCCTACGTGGAGTCTCCGGACGGGCGCTGGGAGGCCTTCGTGGTGGAGCACGACCTGTACGTCCGTCCGACCGGGGGCGGCGACTCCGTGCGCGTCACCACCGACGGCGCGGAGTTCAACAGCTACGGCCTGACGGTGGCGCGTCCCAACCAGGTGCGGGAGAAGACCCCGCGGCGGCCGGATGTGCGCTGGTCCCCCGATTCCCGGCGCCTTGCGGTGGCACGCCAGGACGAGCGGGACGTGGAGCATCACCACTACCTGTCCATGACGCCGCAGCGACCGGTGCACTACTCCTATCCGTACGCGCTCCCGGGGGACTCCGTCATCCCGTTCCCGAACGTGCACGTGATCACGTTGGAGCCGCCGGAGGCGGTGGACAGCGATGCGGCCCTTCCGCGCGTGGTGGGCAACGTGGCGGTGACGTTCCCCATGCGTCCGCTGCAGTCCTCCTTCCAGGGCTCGCTGCCGGACTCGGCCTGGAGCGAGGACGGGTCCACGCTCTACGTGACGTCCACCACGCGGGCATACAAGGACATGTTCCTGACGGCGGTGGACGTGAACACCGGGCAGCACCGCCAGCTCGCGCACGAGACCAGCAAGACGTACGTGGAGATGTCGCACGGCAGCCGGCTGGACCCCGCGTCCTGGTACGTGTTCGGGGACGGGAACGTGCTCTGGTGGTCCCAGCGGGACGGATGGGCCCATCTCTATCTGCTGGACGAAAGCGGTGCGGTGGAGCGTCAGCTCACCTCGGGCCCGTGGATGGTGGAGCGCGTCATGCACGTGGACGAGCCGCGCGGACAGGTGTACTTCGTCGCGCGTGGCCGCGAGGCGGATCGACTCGTCTACGAGGCGTACCTCTATCGCGTCAACCTGGACGGCTCGGGCTTGACGCTGCTGACGCCGGAAGACGGCCACCACGACATCACCTGGTCGCCGGACGGCTCGGTGTTCGTGGACCGCGTCTCGAAGATCGGCTCCGCGCCGGAAAGCCTGCTCCGGTCGGGACGGGACGGCCGCGTGCTGCTCCCGCTGGAGACGGCGGACATCCATCGCCTCGAGGAGGAGATCGGCTTCCAGCCCGCGGAGGTGTTCACGGTCAAGGCCCGTGACGGTGTGACCGATCTCTACGGGCTGATCTACTTCCCGCCGGACGTGGACCCGAACGGCAGCTACCCGATCATCACGCACATCTACCCGGGCCCGCAGGTGGGCTCCGTGGGACGCACGTGGGACTTCCGCAGCGGCGGGGACGACTTCGCCCTGGCGCAGCTCGGCTTCGTGGTCATCCAGCTCGACCACCTGGGCACGCCCTGGCGGTCCAAGGCCTTCCACGACAACTACTACGGCGACTTCAACGACAACGGTCTGCCCGACCACATCACGGCCATCCGTCAACTCGCGGCCCGGTATCCCTTCATCGACCTGGACCGGGTGGGCATCTACGGGCATTCCGGTGGAGGCTTCGCCACCACGGACGCCATGTTCCGCTTCCCGGACTTCTTCAAGGTGGGCGTGGCCGGCGCGGGCAACCACGACAACCGCAGCTACAACATCTACTGGGCCGAGAAGTACCAGGGCGAGCTGGTGCGCGACACCGTGAAGGGCACGGACAACTTCGAGGAGGAGGCCAACAAGTCCCATGCGGCCAACTTGAAGGGGAAGCTCCTGCTCATGCATGGCGACATGGACGACAACGTGCATCCGGCCATGACCATCCAGGTCGTGGACGAGCTGATCAAGGCCAACAAGGACTTCGATCTGATCATCGCGCCGAACCGCGCGCACGGGCTCAACGAGCCCTACTTCGTGCGGCGGCGTTGGGACTTCTTCGTGGAGCACCTGCTGGGCCAGGAGCCGCCGGCGGGCTACGAGATCAAGCGACCGGAAGGATGA
- a CDS encoding alanyl-tRNA editing protein: protein MELETLPAYERDPRQVRLETEVLETGEQDGRPYVVLTDTVLYPEGGGQPADRGTVAGVAVLDVQRVEGRIRHVLAGPAPSGPVRVELDWARRFDHMQQHTAQHLLTAVADTRHGWHTTAFHLGEDVSDIELDVPGLSSAQVADLEEAVAAEVRAARPVTARRVDAETYATLPVRSRGLPAGHTGSIRLVEIDGIDLNTCGGTHCASTAELEAVKLLGTEPVRGGTRLFYVAGGRMRRTLGAHHARAAALRGVLGVGDSELVGAVEAKLAQLKEAHRSVRALEEELAVATAERFAAAGHALWDAHFPERGLPFLQRIARELERMAPAAAAFLTCGPGEEGAFVLAAGPEATLDLPRVGPAVAEALGGRGGGSGRLYQGKASRLSGRAEALARVLSASSPH, encoded by the coding sequence ATGGAGCTGGAGACCCTTCCGGCGTACGAGCGCGATCCGCGCCAGGTGCGCCTGGAGACCGAGGTGCTGGAGACCGGCGAACAGGACGGCCGGCCGTACGTGGTGCTCACCGACACCGTGCTGTATCCCGAAGGCGGCGGACAGCCGGCGGACCGGGGCACGGTGGCCGGCGTGGCCGTGCTGGACGTGCAGCGCGTGGAGGGCCGGATCCGCCACGTCCTGGCGGGTCCGGCGCCCTCCGGCCCGGTGCGTGTGGAGCTCGATTGGGCGCGCCGGTTCGACCACATGCAGCAGCACACCGCGCAGCACCTGCTCACGGCGGTGGCGGACACCCGGCACGGGTGGCACACCACCGCGTTCCATCTGGGGGAGGACGTCTCCGATATCGAACTGGACGTCCCCGGGCTCTCCTCCGCGCAGGTGGCGGATCTGGAGGAGGCCGTGGCGGCGGAGGTGCGCGCGGCCCGGCCCGTGACCGCGCGGCGGGTGGACGCGGAGACCTACGCCACGCTCCCGGTGCGCTCGCGCGGCTTGCCGGCCGGGCACACGGGCAGCATCCGCCTGGTGGAGATCGACGGCATCGATCTCAACACCTGCGGGGGCACCCACTGCGCGTCCACCGCGGAGCTGGAGGCGGTGAAGCTGCTGGGCACCGAGCCTGTGCGCGGCGGCACGCGGCTGTTCTACGTCGCGGGCGGCCGGATGCGCCGGACGCTGGGTGCGCACCATGCGCGCGCGGCGGCGCTGCGCGGGGTGCTGGGCGTGGGCGACAGCGAGCTGGTCGGCGCCGTGGAAGCGAAGCTGGCCCAGCTCAAGGAAGCGCACCGGAGCGTGCGGGCGCTGGAGGAGGAGCTGGCGGTGGCCACCGCGGAGCGCTTCGCCGCGGCCGGGCATGCGCTCTGGGACGCGCACTTCCCGGAGCGCGGTCTCCCGTTCCTGCAGCGCATCGCGCGCGAGCTGGAGCGCATGGCTCCGGCCGCCGCGGCCTTCCTCACCTGTGGCCCGGGCGAGGAAGGCGCCTTCGTGCTGGCCGCCGGCCCCGAGGCCACGCTCGACCTCCCGCGCGTCGGGCCCGCCGTGGCCGAGGCGCTGGGCGGCCGGGGGGGCGGGTCCGGTCGTCTCTACCAGGGGAAGGCGAGCCGGCTCTCGGGTCGGGCGGAGGCGCTGGCACGGGTGCTGAGCGCCTCATCGCCGCATTGA